The following proteins are encoded in a genomic region of Arachis ipaensis cultivar K30076 chromosome B02, Araip1.1, whole genome shotgun sequence:
- the LOC110269242 gene encoding chaperone protein dnaJ 15-like yields MAKDPERAFFKRLEGLQPCEVSEGDNFFKTASYTIEVVCEKSYEDTTQKLNDIEAQISRKRNELRQFEAKYRNVTICFTQSWLMVYQALARYQKVTERYVKEKQSITSSWVGYKIYLKKDKRRNKKAKFSCEESSDDEEEEAAAEIASEVNFADEISGINTGPPSPTSSNESSVTS; encoded by the exons ATGGCCAAGGATCCTGAAAGGGCTTTCTTTAAAAGGTTGGAAGGTCTTCAACCTTGTGAAGTCTCGGAAG GGGATAACTTTTTTAAGACTGCTAGCTATACAATTGAGGTAGTATGTGAAAAATCATATGAAGATACCACCCAGAAACTTAACGACATCGAGGCTCAGATTTCAAGAAAGAGGAATGAGCTACGCCAATTTGAAGCAAAATATAGAAATGTTACTATTTGCTTTACTCAATCGTGGCTTATGGTTTATCAGGCATTGGCTCGCTACCAGAAAGTGACAGAGAGATATGTAAAAGAAAAACAATCT ATAACGTCATCATGGGTTGGCTACAAAATATATCTGAAGAAGGATAAGAGGAGGAACAAGAAGGCAAAGTTTTCTTGTGAGGAAAGcagtgatgatgaagaagaagaagcagcagcagaaaTAGCAAGTGAAGTGAATTTTGCAGATGAGATAAGTGGAATTAACACAGGACCTCCTTCACCAACTTCATCTAATGAATCCTCTGTTACGAGTTAA